The Vitis riparia cultivar Riparia Gloire de Montpellier isolate 1030 chromosome 3, EGFV_Vit.rip_1.0, whole genome shotgun sequence genome includes a region encoding these proteins:
- the LOC117911787 gene encoding polyol transporter 5-like, with amino-acid sequence MATGKEESSVVHGEAQKVVTEFDAPKKKGRNKYAIACTILASMTSILLGYDIGVMSGAVIYIKKDLKISDVEVEILVGILNVYCLFGSAAAGRTSDWIGRRYTIVLASVIFFLGALLMGFATNYAFLMVGRLVAGIGVGYALMIAPVYAAEVSPASSRGFITSFPEVFINAGILFGYISNYGFSKLRPNLGWRFMLGIGAVPSVFLALVVIAMPESPRWLVMQGQLGLAKRVLDKTSDSKEESQLRLADIKEAAGIPEECTDDVVAVPKRSHGEGVWRELLIFPTPSVRRILIAAVGIHFFQQASGIDAVVLYSPRIFEKAGIKDNDHILLATVAVGFVKTCFILVATFLLDRVGRRPLLLTSVAGMIFSLAALGVGLTVIDHSDTKLIWAVALSLCTVLSYVAFFSIGMGPITWVYSSEIFPLRLRAQGCSIGVGVNRVTSGVLSMTFISLYDAITIGGAFFLYSGVALVGWIFFYTWLPETQGRSLEDMEILFTNSSWNKKKSSTNDTSGNSNDHINGQIQLGTNG; translated from the exons ATGGCTACAGGGAAGGAAGAGAGTAGTGTTGTCCATGGCGAAGCCCAGAAGGTTGTGACGGAGTTTGATGCTCCtaagaagaaaggaagaaacaaGTATGCCATTGCTTGTACTATTTTGGCTTCCATGACCTCCATTTTGTTGGGTTATG ATATTGGAGTAATGAGTGGAGCGGTCATATATATCAAAAAGGACCTCAAGATCAGCGATGTAGAAGTCGAAATTCTGGTGGGAATCCTCAACGTGTATTGTTTATTCGGTTCTGCTGCCGCCGGCAGGACCTCAGACTGGATCGGTCGCCGATACACGATAGTATTGGCCTCTGTTATCTTCTTCCTCGGGGCTCTGCTCATGGGCTTCGCTACCAACTATGCTTTTCTCATGGTGGGCCGCTTGGTGGCTGGAATCGGCGTTGGCTACGCCCTCATGATAGCTCCTGTCTACGCCGCAGAGGTTTCTCCGGCGTCCTCACGTGGCTTCATCACCTCATTCCCCGAAGTTTTCATCAACGCTGGAATCTTATTCGGCTATATCTCCAACTACGGCTTCTCCAAGCTCCGCCCTAACCTTGGCTGGCGATTCATGCTTGGCATCGGTGCAGTTCCCTCCGTTTTCCTCGCCTTGGTCGTCATCGCCATGCCCGAGTCTCCTCGTTGGCTAGTCATGCAGGGTCAACTCGGTTTGGCCAAGCGAGTACTTGACAAAACATCCGATTCCAAAGAAGAATCCCAACTACGACTTGCTGACATCAAAGAGGCCGCCGGCATCCCAGAGGAGTGCACTGACGACGTCGTTGCAGTCCCCAAGAGGAGCCACGGCGAAGGCGTCTGGAGAGAGCTTCTCATCTTTCCCACCCCCTCCGTCCGCCGCATCCTCATTGCAGCCGTCGGCATTCACTTCTTCCAACAAGCCTCAGGCATTGACGCCGTCGTCCTCTACAGCCCAAGAATCTTCGAAAAGGCAGGCATAAAAGATAACGACCACATTCTACTCGCCACCGTCGCCGTCGGATTCGTCAAAACCTGCTTCATCCTTGTCGCCACTTTCTTACTCGACAGGGTCGGACGGCGACCGCTGCTTCTAACCAGCGTCGCAGGCATGATCTTTTCACTGGCGGCCCTAGGAGTGGGACTGACCGTGATCGACCACTCAGACACCAAGTTAATCTGGGCCGTAGCTTTGAGTCTCTGCACAGTATTATCGTACGTGGCTTTCTTCTCCATCGGAATGGGGCCAATCACGTGGGTTTACAGCTCAGAGATCTTCCCACTGAGGCTACGAGCCCAGGGTTGCAGTATTGGGGTGGGCGTAAACCGAGTGACAAGTGGCGTCCTCTCAATGACTTTCATCTCACTGTACGATGCCATCACCATTGGAGGGGCATTTTTCCTATACTCCGGCGTCGCTTTGGTCGGTTGGATTTTCTTCTATACATGGCTACCGGAAACACAGGGCAGAAGCCTTGAAGATATGGAGATACTGTTCACCAACTCCAGCTGGAATAAGAAGAAGTCATCTACTAACGACACTAGCGGTAACAGCAACGATCACATTAACGGCCAGATCCAATTAGGAACTAATGGATGA